In a genomic window of Methanosarcina horonobensis HB-1 = JCM 15518:
- a CDS encoding PKD domain-containing protein, whose product MEKTGENNMKSNGKFIWKITLSVFTILMMLTLLSTAASASVTIYKTPLGAGTPPATERLSGGGNSIDYTAVAASSTDPRIVQFKDLSKGTETYIRWDFGDGTYLEGTKITPQLKNPVHKYAKTGYYISCLTIKCSGYNGKLWVHKTLVIK is encoded by the coding sequence ATGGAAAAAACAGGAGAAAATAACATGAAAAGTAATGGAAAGTTTATATGGAAAATAACACTGTCTGTTTTCACCATATTAATGATGTTGACTTTATTGTCTACAGCAGCCTCTGCATCAGTTACTATATACAAAACTCCCCTTGGTGCAGGAACTCCTCCAGCAACAGAACGCCTATCCGGCGGGGGTAATTCCATTGATTATACGGCTGTAGCCGCTTCGAGTACTGATCCGAGAATAGTACAATTCAAGGATCTATCTAAAGGTACAGAGACATATATCAGATGGGACTTTGGAGATGGAACCTATCTCGAGGGAACAAAAATTACTCCACAACTAAAAAATCCGGTACACAAGTATGCAAAAACTGGTTATTATATTAGTTGTCTGACTATCAAATGCAGTGGTTATAATGGAAAGTTGTGGGTTCATAAGACTCTTGTTATTAAATAA
- a CDS encoding pro-sigmaK processing inhibitor BofA family protein, which produces MAFAVIEISTLVLAIIIAVVLYVILKNGTQLAMNAVLGILVLAAAKFLFGLEIAITLLTVLICAIGGIFGALLIIILNYLGIAFV; this is translated from the coding sequence ATGGCATTTGCAGTTATAGAGATCTCAACGCTAGTTCTGGCAATTATAATAGCTGTTGTATTATATGTAATACTTAAGAACGGTACTCAACTTGCCATGAATGCTGTACTTGGAATTCTAGTCCTAGCTGCAGCAAAGTTTTTATTTGGGCTTGAAATCGCAATAACATTATTGACTGTCTTGATTTGCGCAATTGGAGGCATCTTCGGAGCACTTTTAATTATCATATTGAACTATCTTGGAATAGCTTTTGTATAA
- a CDS encoding HD domain-containing protein encodes MSEDAILRLHQTGLFNKLLEKENEEKKSTSIEDHEISQNIISVVRKAAPLLERIPINMPEFTLHNANHSIHVIKNIEDLIPPETLEQLNAVEISILIYAAYLHDIGMISSSDERKQIVKTNEFKKLLNSNEELYEKLEKAKNNGDYQAVLEIENKAFTDFLRKNHVEHAHKIIKEYELDSEISWKGTSYYKWVKAVCDSHGLPVKELKKNDNWPIDVLVRNKPVNVQYLSLILRLADILDLDSERTPKRLFYHINPKDKISIQEWEKHLSITGFRIGPEEIKVEAECKSPNCERVLRKFIKDIDKELEESNYLISSYRADFAKYRLNLSESVNVRIHSIGYEYRDFRFELDYRRVLDLLMGEGLYGNPVVALRELLQNSVDAVRYRESLEKREGNGYRPSIEVSLTNDELIVEDNGIGMDEEIFKNYFMKVGRSYYQSSDFREKNVDIDPVSEFGIGILSVFMVADKFTVESRRKTFEDELNPYISIYFEIPTAYDYFVKRQSKRSKYGTKIILNLKSDHPFSPSSLIEKISEIAPFIEYQIKVKTNDETKIYEPLLPGEIYGDTSNIKTYYDITFNELDKSEGIEGTMKVVRTSRERKHLIAQRGFSIPLDKLLPPWLSNSLLMSINISGQTKLSLSPNRSNIIEDEKYHELIEKIQLRLLDELENSLKTYRDSNTFEKYIKYVDELIDDNFFSTYRHDPPFGSDYEEDKRIELMTKIILNNVPFLTISRDGTRAYKLVKDFNKFSTIVVTSEIWPEEIQNENVFEEIKRLIDLDVIVLLGRDQNSMRKYYMLCEILENPSDIYITSIPGVVVKTFVSNDDLKMYSINYNMFTFKMYSKTGTKEPLFVHDPEDNIDSETVIFNANHRLLYRFFDGWDPRDENCLEALNYLGKLFSDLLINMEAVAFSAYNTRGIRYKEDINCSYIGILKHYPEIFEYFCNAVEEFWKNAQDVGAISHGEEFPGFNVDDLPWFWNYCNEQT; translated from the coding sequence ATGTCTGAAGATGCGATTCTGAGGTTACACCAAACAGGTCTATTTAATAAGCTTCTTGAGAAAGAGAATGAAGAGAAAAAAAGTACTTCAATAGAAGATCATGAAATCTCACAAAATATAATTTCAGTTGTTCGCAAAGCTGCTCCTTTGTTAGAAAGAATTCCAATAAACATGCCTGAATTCACATTACATAACGCTAATCATAGTATACATGTAATTAAAAATATAGAAGATTTAATACCTCCAGAGACTCTTGAACAATTAAACGCTGTTGAAATTTCCATACTTATTTACGCTGCGTATCTTCACGACATAGGAATGATCTCTTCTTCTGATGAGCGGAAGCAGATTGTTAAAACTAATGAATTTAAGAAGCTTTTAAACTCAAATGAAGAATTATATGAAAAGCTTGAGAAAGCGAAAAACAATGGCGATTATCAAGCAGTACTTGAAATTGAAAACAAAGCATTTACTGATTTTCTTCGAAAAAATCACGTTGAACATGCACACAAAATAATCAAAGAATATGAATTGGACTCTGAAATCTCATGGAAAGGCACTTCATACTATAAATGGGTAAAGGCAGTATGCGACAGTCATGGACTTCCAGTAAAAGAGCTAAAGAAGAATGATAATTGGCCAATTGATGTTTTAGTACGAAATAAGCCAGTGAATGTTCAGTATTTATCTCTTATATTACGACTAGCTGATATATTGGATCTCGATTCCGAAAGAACACCAAAGCGTTTATTCTATCATATAAATCCAAAGGATAAAATCAGCATTCAAGAGTGGGAAAAACATCTTTCCATTACTGGATTTCGGATTGGACCTGAAGAAATCAAAGTTGAAGCTGAATGTAAAAGTCCAAACTGCGAACGTGTACTTAGAAAATTTATAAAAGATATTGATAAAGAACTCGAAGAAAGCAATTATTTGATTTCGAGTTATAGAGCTGATTTCGCTAAATATAGATTAAATCTTTCTGAGTCAGTTAATGTACGAATCCATTCTATTGGTTATGAATACCGTGATTTCCGTTTCGAACTTGATTATCGTCGAGTCCTCGACTTACTGATGGGAGAAGGACTATATGGAAATCCGGTTGTAGCACTTAGAGAGCTTCTACAAAACTCTGTAGATGCTGTACGTTATAGAGAATCTCTAGAGAAAAGAGAAGGAAATGGTTATCGCCCTAGCATAGAAGTCTCTTTGACAAATGACGAATTAATTGTTGAAGATAATGGCATCGGAATGGATGAGGAGATATTTAAAAATTATTTCATGAAAGTTGGTAGAAGTTATTATCAAAGCTCAGATTTTCGTGAAAAAAATGTGGACATAGATCCTGTAAGCGAATTTGGAATCGGTATTTTATCAGTTTTTATGGTTGCCGATAAGTTTACCGTTGAGAGTAGAAGAAAAACTTTTGAAGATGAGCTCAATCCATACATATCAATATATTTTGAAATCCCAACAGCTTATGACTATTTTGTAAAACGGCAATCTAAACGTTCTAAGTATGGAACGAAAATAATTTTGAACTTAAAATCTGATCATCCATTTTCTCCCTCATCACTAATTGAAAAAATATCAGAAATTGCTCCTTTTATTGAATATCAAATAAAGGTTAAAACAAATGATGAAACAAAAATCTATGAACCTCTTTTACCAGGTGAAATATATGGAGATACCTCTAACATAAAAACTTATTATGACATTACTTTTAATGAATTGGATAAATCTGAGGGGATAGAAGGTACAATGAAAGTTGTAAGGACTTCTAGAGAAAGAAAACATCTGATCGCTCAACGGGGTTTCTCAATTCCTCTTGACAAACTATTACCCCCTTGGTTATCCAATAGTCTCCTGATGTCAATAAATATTTCAGGTCAAACAAAATTATCACTATCTCCAAACAGATCAAATATAATTGAAGATGAAAAATACCATGAGTTAATTGAAAAAATACAATTGAGATTATTAGATGAACTCGAAAATAGCTTGAAGACATATAGAGATTCGAATACATTTGAAAAATATATTAAATATGTTGATGAATTAATAGATGACAATTTTTTTAGTACTTATAGACATGATCCGCCTTTTGGATCCGATTATGAGGAAGATAAGAGAATAGAATTAATGACAAAAATCATCCTCAATAACGTTCCTTTTCTAACGATTTCACGTGACGGAACACGTGCTTATAAATTAGTTAAAGACTTTAATAAGTTTTCAACAATAGTAGTAACTTCAGAAATTTGGCCTGAAGAAATCCAAAACGAAAATGTTTTCGAAGAAATAAAACGTCTAATCGACCTAGATGTAATTGTTTTACTAGGTAGAGATCAGAATAGCATGAGGAAATACTACATGTTATGTGAAATTTTAGAGAATCCTTCTGACATCTATATTACATCTATACCTGGAGTCGTCGTCAAAACTTTTGTAAGTAACGATGATTTAAAAATGTATAGTATTAACTATAATATGTTCACATTTAAGATGTATAGTAAAACTGGAACCAAAGAACCGCTATTTGTTCATGATCCAGAAGATAATATTGATTCTGAAACAGTGATTTTTAATGCTAATCATCGATTATTGTATAGATTTTTTGATGGATGGGATCCAAGAGATGAAAATTGTCTTGAAGCGTTAAATTATCTGGGTAAACTCTTTTCCGATTTATTAATTAATATGGAGGCTGTAGCATTTTCAGCTTATAACACACGAGGGATCAGATATAAGGAGGATATAAATTGCTCGTATATTGGAATACTCAAACATTATCCAGAAATATTTGAGTATTTCTGTAATGCAGTAGAGGAGTTTTGGAAAAATGCCCAAGATGTGGGAGCTATTTCTCATGGTGAGGAGTTTCCTGGTTTTAATGTGGATGACCTACCTTGGTTTTGGAACTATTGCAATGAGCAAACATGA
- the cas1 gene encoding CRISPR-associated endonuclease Cas1 translates to MKLLLLNGHGINMHVDGARLHVKEGRFSTTEEPQEYVFSPKRIDIDGIIIYGKSGNLTLEAIRWLIKHNVQVSILDWNGKLLTTMLPPESTNLRTKFSQYHAFEDKEARLEIAKKFIEAKFDKSKAVLDFLSQRYPEIKFDISDGLTKLREVKSTREILGVEGTLAGKYWIEFSKAVPKEYDFCNRIDQFRRAMGSGDIVNTMLNYGYSLLEAECLRAINTVGLDAHVGFLHEMTPSKNSLAYDLQEPFRFLVDLAVISLVESGAMESKDFIRTENYNLRLKPTGARKIVNEFSNMLNKKVSYQGKESTWSYVIFLKVRELTHYLTSKKEKLDFVKPEYEIERIDSYEIRQKILNISYVDWKKLGFSKGTLHYMKQNAKSDKPFTLNAHVLERVNKWEALVSSQK, encoded by the coding sequence ATGAAGCTTCTTCTTTTGAATGGACACGGCATAAATATGCATGTTGATGGAGCCAGGCTCCATGTTAAAGAAGGAAGATTTTCAACTACTGAAGAGCCTCAAGAATATGTATTTTCTCCTAAAAGGATTGATATTGACGGCATTATCATCTATGGTAAGAGTGGGAACCTTACCTTAGAGGCTATTAGATGGCTTATTAAGCATAATGTCCAAGTTTCTATCTTAGACTGGAACGGCAAACTTTTAACCACAATGCTTCCTCCTGAAAGTACAAATCTAAGAACAAAGTTTTCTCAGTATCATGCTTTTGAGGATAAGGAAGCAAGGCTTGAGATAGCAAAGAAGTTTATTGAGGCTAAATTCGATAAATCTAAAGCCGTGCTTGATTTCCTTAGCCAAAGATATCCTGAAATTAAATTTGATATTTCGGATGGACTCACAAAGTTAAGAGAAGTAAAGAGCACCAGGGAAATTTTGGGAGTAGAGGGAACCTTAGCCGGTAAATACTGGATTGAGTTCTCTAAAGCTGTTCCAAAGGAATATGATTTCTGTAACAGGATAGACCAGTTCAGAAGAGCTATGGGTTCAGGAGATATAGTAAACACTATGCTCAATTATGGCTATTCTCTCCTTGAGGCTGAGTGTTTAAGAGCCATAAACACTGTAGGTCTGGATGCTCATGTAGGGTTTTTGCATGAAATGACTCCAAGCAAGAACAGTTTAGCCTATGACCTTCAGGAGCCTTTCAGGTTCCTTGTTGATCTGGCAGTAATTAGCCTGGTTGAAAGCGGAGCTATGGAAAGTAAGGATTTCATAAGAACAGAAAATTACAATTTGAGGCTGAAACCTACAGGAGCAAGGAAAATTGTTAATGAGTTTTCCAATATGCTGAACAAAAAGGTAAGTTACCAGGGGAAAGAAAGCACTTGGAGTTATGTTATCTTTTTGAAGGTAAGAGAGTTAACCCATTATCTTACTAGCAAAAAGGAGAAACTGGACTTTGTTAAGCCTGAGTATGAAATTGAGAGAATTGATTCCTATGAAATAAGACAAAAGATACTCAATATTTCTTATGTTGACTGGAAGAAATTAGGGTTTTCCAAAGGCACTTTACATTATATGAAACAGAACGCCAAGTCAGATAAGCCATTTACTCTTAATGCTCATGTTCTGGAAAGGGTGAATAAGTGGGAAGCGTTGGTTTCAAGTCAAAAGTAA
- a CDS encoding HNH endonuclease signature motif containing protein produces the protein MNKQKRKGKPSLCCIVCGEDDPEVIEMHHVYGRSNSDQVKPLCKNCHSKVTKEQNKFNPKARSGNASSEQKRAFQIVSIGALLTELGTQLIDLGNEMVQNV, from the coding sequence TTGAACAAACAGAAGAGAAAAGGAAAACCTTCTCTTTGCTGTATTGTCTGTGGGGAGGATGACCCAGAAGTTATTGAAATGCATCATGTCTATGGAAGGAGCAATTCAGATCAGGTTAAGCCTCTCTGCAAAAACTGCCATTCCAAGGTAACAAAGGAACAGAATAAATTTAACCCAAAAGCCAGATCTGGAAATGCCTCTTCTGAGCAAAAGAGAGCTTTTCAGATTGTATCTATTGGTGCCTTGCTTACAGAATTAGGAACTCAGCTAATTGATCTTGGAAATGAGATGGTGCAAAATGTCTAA
- a CDS encoding restriction endonuclease, with translation MQQLEINYENKFSFDHLNSTQFEEFCFELLECLGFRNVNWRKGTGHASSPSDQGRDIECERVLEDVVDGELIIEKWFVECKHYKTGVPPEKIQGVLSWATSKRPDRVLIIASNFLSNQCKNSLDDYVRENRPPFKIKYWEKKDLEKVTQGHSLLLKKYNIGYDFSFINIMHPNHLLYIKDLHIFKLDSFFKIMDNIEATKRDKILGYAYSSIIRPKFRKPTTMNETFRNLLLDEVSYENFKSKCYETEKKNKNISVATYVTDIVLKTCFRLGDTTTLDQSIKNLESLRESIQNELLKEKESENHYSVEVIESTLEKINRQLDNIQDQNEEYRSIYNFFCEYVLSFLFEEEMLEIINFDPTKFKELFNVDSKASQ, from the coding sequence ATGCAACAATTAGAGATTAATTATGAAAATAAATTTTCTTTTGATCATTTAAATTCAACTCAGTTTGAAGAGTTTTGTTTTGAATTGTTAGAATGCTTAGGCTTTAGAAATGTAAATTGGAGAAAAGGAACAGGGCACGCTTCTAGTCCTTCTGATCAAGGAAGGGATATTGAGTGCGAAAGAGTACTTGAAGATGTAGTAGATGGGGAATTAATAATTGAAAAGTGGTTTGTTGAATGTAAACATTATAAAACAGGGGTTCCACCTGAAAAAATTCAAGGCGTATTGAGTTGGGCGACTTCTAAAAGACCTGATAGAGTACTAATCATAGCTTCAAATTTCTTATCTAACCAATGTAAGAATTCTCTAGATGATTATGTTCGTGAGAACAGACCTCCATTTAAAATTAAATATTGGGAAAAAAAAGATTTAGAGAAAGTTACGCAAGGACATTCACTGTTATTAAAAAAATATAACATTGGGTACGATTTTTCGTTTATAAACATTATGCATCCAAATCATCTACTATATATTAAAGATTTACATATTTTTAAGCTGGATTCTTTCTTTAAAATTATGGATAATATTGAGGCAACGAAGAGGGACAAAATTTTAGGCTATGCATACAGCTCAATAATTAGACCTAAGTTTAGAAAGCCAACCACGATGAATGAAACGTTTAGAAATTTATTACTTGATGAAGTTAGTTATGAAAATTTTAAGTCTAAATGCTATGAAACTGAAAAAAAGAATAAAAACATATCAGTAGCTACTTATGTTACAGATATTGTATTGAAAACTTGTTTCAGATTAGGAGACACAACAACTTTAGACCAAAGTATCAAAAACCTTGAGTCTCTCAGAGAATCTATCCAAAATGAATTATTGAAAGAAAAGGAATCTGAAAATCATTATTCTGTAGAAGTAATCGAAAGCACATTGGAAAAGATTAATCGTCAACTAGACAATATACAAGATCAAAACGAAGAATATCGTTCCATTTATAATTTCTTTTGTGAATATGTATTATCGTTTTTATTTGAAGAAGAAATGTTAGAAATAATTAATTTTGATCCTACGAAATTTAAAGAATTGTTTAATGTAGACAGTAAAGCGTCTCAATAA
- the cas1 gene encoding CRISPR-associated endonuclease Cas1 — translation MAAHNLILHITRVIGLDAHVGFLHEMTPSKNSLAYDLQEPFRFLVDLAVISLVENGAMESKDFIRTENYNLRLKPTGARKIVNEFSNMLNKKVSYQGKESTWSYVIFLKVRELAHYLTSKKEKLDFVKPEYEIERIDSYAIRQKILNISYVDWKKLGFSKGTLHYMKQNAKSDKPFTLNAHVLERVNKWEALVSGQK, via the coding sequence GTGGCCGCCCACAATTTGATTTTGCATATAACTCGAGTTATAGGTCTGGATGCTCATGTAGGGTTTTTGCATGAAATGACACCAAGCAAGAACAGCTTAGCCTATGACCTTCAGGAGCCTTTCAGGTTCCTTGTGGATCTGGCAGTTATCAGCTTGGTTGAAAATGGAGCTATGGAAAGTAAGGATTTCATAAGAACAGAAAATTACAATTTGAGACTGAAACCTACAGGAGCAAGGAAAATTGTTAATGAGTTTTCCAATATGCTGAATAAAAAAGTAAGTTACCAGGGAAAGGAAAGCACTTGGAGTTATGTTATCTTCCTTAAGGTTAGAGAATTAGCCCATTATCTCACAAGCAAAAAGGAAAAACTGGATTTTGTTAAGCCTGAATATGAGATAGAGAGAATTGATTCTTATGCCATAAGACAAAAGATCCTCAACATTTCTTATGTTGACTGGAAGAAATTAGGGTTTTCTAAAGGTACTTTGCATTATATGAAGCAGAACGCCAAGTCAGATAAACCGTTTACTCTTAATGCACATGTTCTGGAAAGAGTAAATAAGTGGGAGGCATTGGTTTCAGGTCAAAAGTAA
- a CDS encoding DNA polymerase has protein sequence MSKVAVRGYTQRLEKKGEYRSFRRYDTPLRHNRVLVFDTETTTDQYQNFKIGYFQIYQDGVIQHDGLFYDPSTLNEREIKTLEAYSRKHDISLYSLGKFIDNVFYPEVFELKTLCNGYNLAFDISRIAKKSGDSRVKNRGGFTLTLSDDPFNPPIIVKKLGYSNSFKFTTTKQNKGESYFSGYFLDTQRLAEVLLQSNHISLEKAGEKLNTPVQKMKGIEHGKVTEKYIDYLVKDVETTQAVYEKLVKELDVYQIHIPITKIFSEASIGKHSLEQMGIKPFLEMNPDFPDSIIGNMMTSYFGGRTECKIRKEPIKVTVLDFTSMYPTVTMLMNLWKYIIAESLEIQDITEEVRIFVSKLKLSDLQKPDTWKKLVVMVRIQPDNDILPVRMDYKGNNTGFNVGINYLSSKSEMWYSLPDVIGSYLLTGKVPKIIEAVKFVPKGVQKNLRKSRVLGIDIDPLKDNVVQVLVEERQRIKQELKNTERNDPEYQHLSSRAQAIKILVNALSYGIFIELNPEDKKSEFQVYGLENFVTKENRFEKSGKYFHPLLAVMITSGARLFLTMAEARLKELGAIHAYMDTDSVFVPPDKAQELVEFFQPLNPYNIDIPLLKPEKKDLWFYGIASKRYALYYYEDRKIRFMEDERSYKLHGLGHLTNPFPNSVEDWQGEIWQDILKLHYGLITERDIGEKYSNLYAISKLTVSTSNVLNRFKKLNDGKPWKEQIKPFNFFLVGFQAIEENEKAVKPLAPFTKDYQKIVYEPFIDYEKGEVKEGSQYFKPLSRTILQYIEHLENKFDGDIGVLKRKYIQADGLVYIGKEANNIEDQPLDVTGAQGFINEEETINFILTLIPEKARKIGIKHRSELKYLKEKARERKLNFNTTNMQKILKYYSSQGLNTEAK, from the coding sequence ATGTCTAAAGTTGCAGTCAGGGGATATACTCAGAGGCTTGAGAAAAAAGGAGAGTATAGGAGCTTTAGGCGTTATGATACTCCTCTCAGGCATAACAGGGTACTGGTCTTTGATACTGAAACCACAACCGACCAGTATCAAAATTTTAAGATAGGATACTTCCAGATCTACCAGGATGGAGTTATTCAGCATGATGGTTTATTCTATGATCCATCTACCCTGAACGAAAGAGAAATAAAGACTCTGGAAGCCTATTCAAGAAAACATGACATAAGCCTGTATTCCCTGGGTAAGTTCATAGACAATGTGTTTTATCCTGAAGTCTTTGAGCTTAAAACCCTCTGCAATGGGTATAACTTGGCTTTTGACATAAGCAGGATAGCCAAAAAATCAGGAGATTCAAGGGTAAAGAATAGAGGGGGCTTTACTCTTACCCTCTCAGATGACCCTTTCAACCCTCCTATAATAGTCAAAAAGCTTGGATACTCTAACAGCTTCAAGTTTACCACTACTAAGCAGAACAAAGGAGAGAGCTACTTCTCAGGCTATTTCCTGGATACTCAAAGATTAGCTGAAGTTCTCCTTCAGTCAAACCATATTTCCCTTGAGAAAGCAGGAGAGAAGCTTAACACACCTGTTCAGAAGATGAAAGGGATTGAACATGGGAAGGTTACTGAAAAGTACATTGATTATCTAGTAAAGGATGTTGAAACTACCCAGGCTGTATATGAGAAGCTTGTTAAGGAGCTTGATGTTTATCAGATTCACATACCCATAACAAAGATCTTTAGTGAGGCTTCTATTGGAAAACATTCTCTTGAGCAAATGGGGATTAAGCCATTCTTGGAAATGAATCCAGATTTTCCAGATTCGATTATTGGAAACATGATGACTTCTTATTTTGGAGGAAGAACAGAATGTAAAATCAGGAAGGAGCCAATAAAGGTAACAGTTCTTGATTTTACAAGCATGTACCCTACAGTTACAATGTTAATGAACCTCTGGAAATACATCATAGCTGAAAGCCTGGAAATTCAGGACATAACCGAGGAGGTTAGGATATTTGTTTCAAAACTGAAGCTTTCAGACCTTCAGAAACCGGATACATGGAAAAAGCTTGTTGTTATGGTTAGGATTCAGCCAGATAATGACATTTTGCCTGTAAGGATGGATTACAAAGGAAATAATACAGGCTTTAACGTAGGAATCAATTATCTGAGTTCTAAGTCTGAGATGTGGTATTCTTTACCGGATGTTATAGGCTCATATCTCCTTACCGGCAAGGTTCCAAAGATTATAGAAGCCGTGAAATTTGTTCCTAAAGGAGTACAGAAGAACTTAAGGAAATCCAGGGTTCTTGGAATTGATATTGATCCATTAAAGGATAATGTTGTTCAGGTTCTTGTAGAAGAGAGGCAGAGGATTAAGCAGGAATTGAAAAACACAGAGAGAAATGATCCTGAATATCAGCATTTATCAAGCAGAGCCCAGGCTATCAAGATTCTTGTAAATGCTCTGAGTTATGGAATCTTTATTGAGCTTAATCCCGAAGATAAGAAAAGCGAGTTTCAGGTTTATGGGCTTGAAAACTTTGTTACTAAGGAAAACAGGTTCGAGAAGTCAGGAAAGTATTTTCATCCTCTCCTAGCTGTTATGATTACGTCAGGAGCCAGGCTTTTCTTAACAATGGCTGAAGCCAGATTAAAAGAGCTTGGGGCAATTCACGCTTATATGGATACTGATTCTGTGTTTGTACCTCCTGATAAGGCTCAGGAGCTTGTAGAGTTCTTTCAGCCTCTTAACCCCTATAACATTGATATTCCATTGCTTAAACCTGAGAAAAAAGATCTCTGGTTTTATGGAATTGCTTCTAAAAGGTATGCTCTGTACTATTATGAAGATAGAAAAATCAGGTTCATGGAAGATGAAAGATCTTATAAGCTTCATGGGCTTGGACATTTAACAAACCCTTTCCCTAACTCAGTTGAAGATTGGCAGGGTGAAATCTGGCAGGATATTCTTAAACTGCATTATGGGCTGATTACTGAAAGGGATATTGGAGAGAAGTATTCAAACCTTTATGCAATTTCCAAGCTTACTGTCAGCACTTCCAATGTATTGAACAGGTTTAAGAAACTGAATGATGGGAAGCCTTGGAAAGAGCAAATTAAGCCTTTTAACTTCTTTCTTGTAGGGTTCCAGGCAATTGAAGAAAATGAGAAGGCTGTTAAGCCTCTGGCTCCATTTACCAAAGATTATCAGAAGATTGTCTATGAGCCATTTATTGATTATGAAAAAGGAGAAGTTAAGGAAGGATCTCAGTATTTCAAACCATTGAGCAGAACAATTTTGCAGTATATTGAGCATCTTGAAAACAAGTTTGATGGAGATATAGGAGTTTTAAAGAGGAAATATATTCAGGCTGATGGTCTTGTTTACATTGGGAAAGAAGCAAATAATATTGAGGATCAGCCTTTAGATGTTACTGGGGCTCAAGGTTTTATTAATGAGGAAGAGACAATAAACTTTATTTTGACTCTGATCCCTGAAAAAGCCCGAAAAATAGGTATTAAGCACCGGAGTGAACTAAAATATCTGAAAGAAAAAGCAAGAGAGAGAAAGCTAAATTTTAATACTACCAATATGCAAAAAATTCTGAAATATTATAGCTCTCAAGGATTGAATACTGAAGCTAAATAG
- a CDS encoding C39 family peptidase, whose product MKIAIKSLDIRRASFFLSLAGLVLLTAAGMAEGTAEGTAEGTAEGTVKGVCEEKVQDVVPENGTTILLQVPDVRQCTNYSCGAACFQAVMSYWGGEDQGEGQLIELLNTTLGETPHKGTYPDNMVKGAEKMGFRAEVRENLTLDDLKKSIEEGVPVIVEGQAWKEENQTWEMNENGHYMVVIGVDSKNVYLEDPWILGSRGYVPHDEFIERWHDFNYKSPTEDKKRKVTHMGIFIYGDKPAENPEFIHVG is encoded by the coding sequence ATGAAAATAGCTATTAAGAGTCTGGATATAAGAAGAGCATCATTTTTTCTGAGCCTCGCTGGTTTGGTATTATTGACAGCTGCAGGAATGGCTGAAGGAACGGCTGAAGGAACGGCTGAAGGAACGGCTGAAGGAACGGTAAAAGGCGTCTGTGAGGAAAAAGTTCAGGATGTAGTTCCTGAAAATGGCACAACTATATTGTTACAGGTACCTGATGTGCGCCAGTGTACCAACTATTCGTGCGGAGCTGCATGCTTTCAGGCTGTAATGAGTTACTGGGGCGGTGAAGATCAGGGAGAGGGCCAGCTTATTGAGCTTCTCAACACTACCCTTGGGGAGACTCCCCACAAGGGCACTTACCCCGATAATATGGTGAAGGGAGCAGAGAAAATGGGGTTCAGAGCCGAGGTTAGGGAGAACCTGACACTGGATGATTTGAAAAAATCCATCGAGGAGGGTGTTCCGGTAATAGTTGAGGGTCAGGCCTGGAAGGAGGAGAACCAAACCTGGGAAATGAATGAGAACGGACACTACATGGTAGTCATAGGCGTGGACAGCAAAAATGTATACCTTGAAGACCCCTGGATACTTGGCAGCAGAGGGTATGTTCCACATGACGAGTTCATAGAGCGCTGGCACGATTTCAATTATAAGTCTCCTACAGAAGACAAAAAGAGAAAAGTTACTCATATGGGAATCTTTATCTATGGAGACAAGCCTGCAGAAAATCCCGAATTCATACATGTGGGCTAA